The nucleotide sequence CGTTTGAGACCTGATTCGTGACGATCGCACCTGCTCCCGAGAACAGCAGGATGAACGTGCCGAAGATTTCCGCATAATATTTTTGCATCAGTTGTCAGTTCCAGGGTGCGAGTGCGAAAGTTTAGTCGTTTTCAGGACGCGCTGGATTTAACCAGTGTCCCGAGGGATCGGCGCCAGAGACAATCACGCCTTTGGCATTCCAGTCCATGCCGGCCCGGACGTCGGCAGCACAGTATCTAAGGGTCAGGCCACAACGCCTGCGATCCGACTGGTTGGCTTCCGAGCCATGCAGCAACAGATCGGAGTGAATCGAAATTTCGCCGGCCTGCAGCGTGTCATCAACGGGAGTGCCGTACTGCTCTGCGTTTTCGATGGTCTGGTTGAGTACGTTGTCTTCATGCGAACCACTGGGGCGATAGGTCATGTGGCCGTGGTGATGACTGCCGGCGATGAAACGCATGTTGGCATTTTCCGGGTCGGCATCATCAATGGCCAGCCAGACCGTGACGGCTTTGGAAGGGGAGAGCGGCCAGTAGCTGGCATCCTGGTGCCAGGCCACCGATTTCCCATCCTGGGGCATTTTACAGAAAAAGTGAGATCCCCAGGCGATGACATTTTCCCCCAGCAGGTCTTTGACATATGCGACGATTTGGGGGTGCGTCAGCAGGTCGTAGACTTTGCCATATTTCATGTGTGCGGTGCTGATGGAATAACTGTCACCGCCGGCGGCAATCACGGATTCCAGCAGACGGTCGAAGTACTCCCGATTTTCCTGAACTTCCTGTTCGTTGAAGACAGGCAGGCTGCGCAGGTAACCATCCTGGTTGAACTGTTCAATCTGGCTGGATGTGAGTACTTGGGGATCAGTGGTTGTAGAAGGGTAGAATTTCAGGTCGCGTTCGATCTGTGATAATTCGTCTTCAAGCGGAACAGCCTTGAATTCTTTCGATTCAGCCATGAGGTATCTCTATCTGTTCAGAAATAAGAGTGAATCAGCCAAAAGCTGGATGCAGGACACGGAACCCCGGCGGGGGAATCGTTCTCTATTGTAAATAGGGACAGGTCCCGGAACAACTTAGAAGTGGTTGTTCTGTACGAAAGCAGGTATTGTGCGGGAAGAGCGTGATGCGATCTGAATGCCTGATTCAGGAAGTGCTCGTTGTTTTATCCGGCTTGGCTTTGGTTTTCGACGTGTTCGCTGGTGCTGTTGAAGTCGATTTACGGCTGGCGGCACTGGCGGCGAGCCCTTCTGCAGAGATGAGGTGTACCAGGTCCTGGGCGGACTGATCCATTTCCATGACGAGCCCATCAACGCGGCCGGCCAGGTACATATACATGATCAGCGAGGGGATGGCGATGCCGAGCCCCAGCGCGGTGGTCAACAACGCCAGCGCGATACCGCCGGCGAGTTCTTCGGCTTTGCCCATGGCACTGCTGTTGGCGATATCGTTGAAGGCCAGGATCATACCGATGACGGTTCCCAAAAGACCCATCAGCGGGGCGACCGTTGCGACACCATTGATGACACGCAGATGTTTGCGCAGTTGAGAGAGCTGTCGTTCGCCGCCATCGATGATGGCCTGTTCGACTTCGACGCTGGGTTTCCCCCACTTGCGAATGCCGTGCGCAAAAACCGAGGCGATCGGACTGGGGTTTTCGTCACACAGTTTCAACGCAGACCGGGAATTGAGTTTACCGTCTTTAAGCAGTTTCAGAAACCGCGTGACGAAATGCCGGGGGATCACACGACCGGACCTGAGGATCACCAGTCGTTCAATGATGAACCACATGGAGATAATGGAAGCAATCACAAAGGGCAGCAGAAAGTATTTCAGCTCTTCGATGATTTCCTGGGGGGTGAAAGGAATCTTGGTTCCCCGTTCCATCTGCTCTAAGGCTTCCGGGAGGGGGCCGTTGGGATCTTTGACTTCGACCAGCTCTCCATTCACCGATTCCACAACCTTAGGCAGCCGTTCCTGCGCGGGACTGCTGTCGGGAGTCAGTATCAGCCAGAGTCCACAGATGACAAGCAACTTTACCAGGAACCGGAGTTGCGTACCGCGCTGTAGGTCGGCAGAGGAACCTGTTGAGTATTGCTGGTTACTGTTTAATTTGATCATGAGTACTGCGTGTCATTCTCGTGTATCTGTTAATGAGCAACAGGTGATCTGTCGAACTTGCTGGAAGCTGATCAGCGAATTGAGAAGCTCTGTTGCCCTGGAAATTCTGAGCATCCATGGCGGACTGAGCTCAGGATGGAGTCTAGTTTACGTCAGACGGAGATTCCCGTCGAGTCTGGAATGGCAATTCCGCGCTGTCCGGGACAGGCTGTGAAGTATGGAGATCAAGTCAGCCGATTAATTTTTGCTGATCCGGGCTGTAACCGCTTTCAGTCGTTCTTTAGCCTGGGGGACCAGTTCGTGCTCCGGAAAACGCTTCAAATAATCTTGATATGTTTTCTGGGCTTGAGGCCATTCGTTCAGGGCTTCGTGGCACATGGCCGCCTGATACAGCGCGGGGGCCTGCCATTCGGGGAATTTATACTGGATGTCCACCTGCAGATAGGCCAGCAGGGCTTCCTTGAATTTTTCCTGGATCATCAGGGTTTCTGCCAGCAGGAACTGGCATTTGGCGGCTGTGGCTGTACGTCGACCGTGTTCAGAGTCGATGATCTGCTGGAAGACCTTGCGGGCTTCGTCAAATTTGGCCTGGTTCTTCAGGCTTCTGCCCAGAACTTCTTCTGCCTGGTACAGAAACGGACTGTCCGGGTCCCAGGTGCGGAAGCGGTCGACAGTTTCTGCGACTTCTTTGTATTTTTTCTGGCGAAAGTACGTTTCCGCCAACAGTACCCAGACGCGGGGGTACCAGGGTTCCTGGCTGAGTGTTTCCAATCTGTCTTTTGCCGCCAGTTTTAATAATGCTGCCTGTGCGATCTCCACCTGATTCTGATACAGGGCGGCTTCGGCTTCATGGAACTGGGCAAACGCCGCGTATTCATTTTCAGGAAAGCGTTTCAGTAACTCTTTCGAGAATTTGTCGACCAGTTCCCATTTCTGGAGTTCGAGGTTGATTTCGATGAGGCGATACAGGGAGACCTGTTGTACTTTTTTATCTGATTTGGGGTCGCTCTGCAGTTCAGTGAATGCTTTGGCGGCGGGTTCCAGTTTCCCGGCGATCAGATCGCTTTCTGCGAGACTCAGACGGGCATTATCGGCCAGTTCACTGTCGGGTGTTTCTGTTATCAGTCTGCGAAAGATTTCGTCCGACTTCGCAAACTGTTCTGCTTCGTAATTGATCAGCGCCCATTCGTCCAGAATCTTATCAAGATTGTCGACCTTGGGGAATTTCTGCAGGAGCGCTTCATAAGCCAGGTTGACCTCATCAATTTTTTTCAGTTGAAACAACGTGCGAGCGGCCTGCAGTCCCGAAAGCATAGCGTAACGGGAAGGGGCGAACTGCTGAAGTACTTTCTGGTAGACGTCGACGGCAGCATCGAGCTGTTTATTGTTTTCCAGGCTGCGTCCCTGCATATAGGCGGCTTCAGCAGTGAGCGGACTTTCCGGGAATTTCTGGACGAACTGCTGGAAGTGTTCCGCCGCGGCTGCATTTTCTGCGAGTTGAAATTCACTCCAGGCTAACCCGGACAGACCGGCAGGAAATTCGGGTGACTCCGAACCGAGTTTCACGATCTCGTTAAAAAATGTTTTGGCGCGTGCCCACTGTTTCTGTTCATAATTGCGTTCCGCCAGCTGGCGATAGGTCTGGAGCAGGAGATCCCCTGCGGGTTTGCGGTCCTGCAACTGTTTGAGATATTGATCGACTTCCTGCTGCTTGTTGTTTTTGGAAGTGAGGATGATCAGGTTCGCCAGGATCTGATTGAAGCGGACTTCGTTGGGGAACTGCTTCAGATACTCTTTCGAGAGGGACTCGGCTTCGGCATATTTCTGTTGAGAATTAAAGTTGTTGCTCTGTAGTACCAGGGCGTCTGCATATTCGCTGGATGTTTTGACCGCTTTGGGGTCTTTGAGATAGGGGTCCAGAACCTCGATGGATTTGTCGTACTGTTTGAGTTTCTGGTAAGTGCGTGCCAGGTAGAGCCGTGCGAGTAGTTGTGTGTTCTCCAGCTTGGACTCATTGAGCACGTTCTGAAAATGAGTCGCCGCTGTCGCCAGGTCTTCGGGTTTGCCTTTCGCATCCAGGATACGCCCTTTGAGCAGTTCCTGATGCAGACGTAATCCACTCTGGGGAAATGTTTTTTCAAACTGGGCGGAAAGCTGTTCGGCTTCTGCCAGTTCGTCTGTCAGCAATGCTGCTTCAATGGCAAAATGCAGGCTGTCGTCTGCCAGTTCACTCTTGGGAAACTGTTTGACGACTTCCAGGAACAATGCCTTGGCTGCGGCGGGTTTACCGGAACGTAGCAGGGCGTCGGCCAGCTGATAGGTGGTTGACTCTTTCTGTTGGGGACTGGGTTTTGATTTGAGTGCCAGTTCAAACGCAGTGATGGCAGCGGGCAGCTGTTGTTCGCCTTTGAGACTGACTCCCTTCCAGTATAATGCGTTCGCTGCATGCTTGGGGTCTTTGGTGACCAGGTCAAACTGCTGGATCGCTTTGGCATATTGCTTGAGATCGTAATAGGCGTAGCCAGCATTGAGTCGAGCTGTGATTCCCAGTGGGCTTTCGGGAAATTTCTCAGGAAGTTCCAGGAAGGCATCGGCGGCGGACTGATATTGTCCGCGGTCGAACAGGGAAGTCGCGAGTGACATCTGGGCGTCGCTGCCGCGTGAGTGATTTTTCTGGCCGGCGATTGCTTTGAATCGTTTTTCCGCTTCGTCACTCTGCTTGTTGCGGAGGTAGGAAGAGGCCAGTCCAAACTGTGCGTCTTCGGCCATCGCTCCTTTGGGGTGACGTTCGAGAGATCGCTGAAAACTTTTAATCGCCAGGTCCGCTTTGCCGCGACGCAGCAGGACATCACCAAAGTAGGGATAAGCCCATTCTTCCAGCGCATGATTGGGATAGAGCTTGAGGAATTCCGTAAACTCTTTTTCGGCGGCGTCCAGATCGTCGAGCAGATAACTGCATTCGGCAATTCGGTAGAGGGCATCAGGCAGGTTATTGTTTTGCGGATGTTGTTTGACGAACTCCCTGAGGATCGTCCGGGCTTCCTGGTATTTCTGTTGATTGACGAGTGTCAGGCCCAGGTAAAATTTCGCCAGGGGAACGCTGGCATCCGTGGGGTAATCCTTCAGGTACTTCTGAAACCTTTCGGTAGCGAGTTCCCAGCGATTCTGTTTGTACAGGCCGATGGCCAGCTGGAATTCATCAGAGGCTTTATCGGCGTGTACCAATGGGAGCGGCAGGAGCGACAGCAGAAGCAGGATCAGGCAGAATCGAGGCGCACGTTGATTGAAGTTGAGTGAGTTCCGGGTACGAGAATTCATCATATTAATAGTCGTCAGTTTATTTTAAATGGGAAATTGAACACTTGCCCCCATTATCGTGGGTTTTCGGGCAGAGGCAAGCGGCGTTCGGCAAAACTGCAGTGGTCCGCATGAAAAGTCGGCTGTTTTGAGGGTGAATGTGCCGTTCCGCAATCAATATAAACAGCAGGCCAGCAGGAGGTTGGAGTGACCTGCTGGCCCGGATGTGCGCCTGTGAATGTGATGTGCGGCTTAACTGCCTTGAAAATGCTGGTCGGCGAAGTTCAGGTACTGCTGCCAGTCGAAATCAGTCACATCGTGTTTGCCGGTGCGGATGTGATAACCCATCTGTTTCTGCACAGGTTTGTTGACGCCTGGCATGTCCTCTGCGCCGAAGCCGGTTGTTCCCAGCAGTTTGTAAACCGGTTCCGCATATTTCACCGAGAGGAATTCCCCCTTCGGGTCGGCCCATTGGTCGTCCTCGGCACTGGCGACATACACGGGCCGCGGCGCGATTAAAGAGATCAGCATGTGTTGATCGACGGGCAGATCGTTTTCCTTGTCGATATATTTATTGAAATTATCACAGAACCAGTGCGGGAAGGCGTTGTTGATGACGTGCAGTGTTTCACCAAAGCGACGTCGACTGAGAGCCGCTCCGCCACAACCCGAGTCGTTCGAAATGACGAGGGCAAAACGCGGGTCCGTTGCGCCTGCCCAGAGGGACGTTTTCCCCAGCCGGGAGTGACCGATCACCGCGACTTTGCTGGCGTCGATCTGCTTGTCGGTTTCGAGGTAGTCCAGGGCACAGCTCAAGCCCCAGGCCCAGGCAGAGATCGTGCCCCATTCATCGGGCGCGGGTTTCTGTTTGGAATTAAATAGCGCGTGAACGCCGTTCTTGAAACCATCGTCGTAATCGGGATCAATGTCGCCACAGTAGATGGCGACCAGTCCGTAACCACGATCAATGATGGTTTCAATGGGCCAGCGTGACGAAGATTTGCCCCGCGAGTCTTCAGTCGCTTTGTGATCGACAATGCCTTTTTCTTTGCTGGCCCGCATCCAGTTGCCGTTGATTTGGACGTCTGTTTCATCGGTGATAGTGTGATTGCCGTAAAAGTTGAGGCCCATAAAGACGGGAACCGGTTTGGTGGCTTTGGCCGGCAGATAGATCAAGAGGTCCATCCGCGGCCCTGCTTTTTTGCCGGAGAAATAGACCGAGACTTCTTTGCGAATCGCTTTGCCGCCCAGGGCATCGTTTTTTACCGATGTCACTTCGAACAACATGTTCTCGGGGCGTGCAGGACTTTTGCCGTAGACTTCGGTCTCGAACAGTTCCAGAATTTCCGGGCGGCGGACTTTGTTCCATTCCTCGGCGGAATCCACTTTTTTGCCAGCTTGTGTGACGAGCGGATCGGGGAGTTTGAATTCCGGGACCTGGCTCTCATCGTAATTGGGTTTGGGGCGTTGTGCGTGTGCAGCGGGAGTCAGCAGCAGTGTAAGGCTGAGCAGGAACAACAGACGTTTCATGGTGAGACGGACCTTTATGTTCTGGTGGGATTAATCGTGTGAATTCCAATGTTACTATTCTCAATCGTGGCCGTTTTCGCAACGATAGGCAATATGAAACTGTGGTTGGATGATGAAAGATACAAAATATTATGAACCACGAAAGACACGAAAAGCACGAAAAATTCTGTACTCGGTTTATGTGAGAGGGTAAGATCGACCGCGGTATGCATTGAAAGTGGTCAGCAGTTCATGGGGGGTGAACAGGATGAATGCAGAAAAACGAGAACAGTTACTGCTGAAGCTTCCCTTTGATCTAGAGGCGGCTGTTTCAGCTCAGGAAGCATGGGCACGGCGATGTCGCGTTCCACTGCGCATGACAGATTCCCTGGGAGTGGAATCTATTTTAGTTCCGCCGGGCGAATTTCGATGTGGCGCAACTAAAGAGGTTAACCAGGAATTAGAACGTCAGGGGTTTTCAAAAATCGATGAGCCGATTTTTGATTGTATTTTGACGAAGCCCATGTATGTCGGGATCCATCGCATTACCCAGAACCAGTATTGGAAATTGATGGGGATCAATCCGAGTGCTTATGCCGCATCAGGGTATCTGGCTTCGCATGTTGAGGGGCTTGATACGTGGCAGTTTCCGGTTGAAGGTGTCAGCTGGTATGATTGCATCGAGGCGTGTAACAATATGAGCGAACGCGAAGGGCTGCCTGCCTACTATCGATTTGGCGAATTCATGTTACGTGAATCGAGTGGGGCTATTTCTGATGCTGAAGTGGAAATCATCGGAGGCACAGGCTACCGATTACTGACCAGTGCAGAATGGGAATGGGTGGCCCGGGCGGGAACATCGACAGTTTATTTCTATGGAAATGAAGAGCGTCGGCCCGACTGGAAAGTCGATATAGGGCGTCCCTGGCCGGTAGGAGTTGAGGCAGCGAATAATTTCGGCATCTATGACCTGGATATGTTTCGCAACGAGTGGGTATTTGATGCTTATTCTTATGAAGATCAAGTTGAAGGGCCATTGATAGATCCTGTCGATTTAGAAAACGAGGATAACGAGCGGGTAGCGCGCGGGCATGACAGTTTTCATCGAAGTATGGAAATCGCTGGGGCTGCTGAATCACGCAACTTTCGGTTCTGCCGGACGATTGAAGTGGAGGCGGTACGACGCGATGACTGAGGGGAATAAGCTTTGTCTGGTTGAACTATGAAATACTCGAAAGACGCGAAAATTTCTATTTGAGCAGATCATTTTAACCCGAGGTTGTCGCGAGACAACAGGAGGTTGCGGAGTTCGCGTTCTGTTGTGGTTGCGCGAATCTCACTTCCTGAAGCGATAGAGGTTGGTGGCTTTACTCTGAACGGACCGATTTCACTGGGACCTCCTGTTCGCTGTGCTCACCCCGGATTGCATCCGGGGTTACCCACTTTTTCTTTCACGTTAGCCGCGGTTCGGACATATCTCGGTAAAAGAACCGGAGCTATAACGCTCTGCGGCTAATCTGAGATTTTCTAGAGTGAATAGTGATATCACCTTTTAATCTTTCAGTGGTTCGGGATATTCATCTACGGGAGTGGGGCACCTCTTTTATAATGTGATGTGAAACGGGTAGGGGACATTGGCGCCAGCACTGTGAGCAAGCCAACTGAGGCACCCGGTGATTGATATTGCTACCACGAAAAGCACGAAATGACACGAAAGGGGAGGAGTGATGGTTGGGGTTTTGGAATCGGGTTTCATTTCATGTTCGAGGAAAATCTTAGGGAAGGGCGTGGGGAGGTCAAGGGAGATGAACGATCTAATGTGGCGATATCTGTCGATACGGGCACGATATCTGGCGGTGCTGAGGTGGTGCCGGGACGAAGGGCTGCGAAGTGCGGCGACCCGCAGGCATACTTTCGGAACTGGTGCTGATGTGGCAAGTGAATATCTGGAAAAATCAGGCTGTTTTGCAGTGAAGAACGCGAACAAGTGGTGCGTGTTTCAGTGCACTGTAAACTGGGCACGCGCGCGACACAGTTTAGCGTTTATCGCTCGTGGCGCGCAGCGGTCAAGTTCATTTTATGCAGCGGGAGTGCGGGAATGTGCAGCAGCAGGTGGGGGAAGTTCAGTCCTGCAGGCGAATGCTGACGCTGGTGGAAGCGGGAACGCGGACAGGTCAAGGATCGCAGGTAAGATCAGCCGCGGTTCCTGCAGATCCGAATATTTCAAAAGATGTGAATCAGGCTGTTACTCGCCGAAGTGTTGTTTGAGGAAGTCGAGGCTTTTGTTGTTGGACCAGCGGTGGCCACCCTGAAAGAAGTCGGCGTCGATGTTTTCTTCGGCATCCAGAACCTGGTAGACCTGTTGCAGCTTTTCATATCCCTCGCGGGCGGCTGCGATGGGGAAGATTTTGTCGTCGATGCCGTTGATGAGCAGGACCGGGCGGGGGGCGTGCAAAGCGACGACGTCGGACATTTCGCCGAACCGCATCATCTCGGGCATGCACTGGCAGAGGCAATGTGGCATTGAATAATAGGAGGCACGGTAGGTTGAAAAGGCACCAGCGATCATGGTGAGTTTGACACGCTCGTCGAGGATGGGCAGATACATGGCGGTCGCGCCGCCACCTGACAAGCCGGCGGCAGCGATGCGGTCCGGGTCGACCTGGTCCTGGGTCTGCAGGAAGTCGATGACGCGCATGGCGTCCCAGCTGCGCTGGCCCTGGGGGGTACTGCCGATGAGGAGGGCGTTCATGGTCATCTGCAGGCAACTGCGTTTGGTGTGCGAGACGCCGCGATCCTGGTCGCCGGCGGTTTCGTTCCAGCCCCGCATGACGATGGCGGCGGTGATGTAGCCGTGCTTCGCGAAGTAGACGGCGTAATCGAGTTCGCTCTGACGGGTCTTTTCTTTGTCGGCCTTGGTTTTGCCTTCATCGATGTAGGGGATGATGCCGCTGTGTCCGTGCATGCAGACAATCGCGGGGACTTTTTTCTTTAACTGGTGAGGGACGAAATAATAGACGGGAGCCCAATAGGCGGCTTCGGTGCGGATAAAAACTTTGTGGCGGGTGAAGGTATCGAACTCTTTCTTTTCGGCCCACTTGACTTCCAGGGGGACCGGTTCAGGCATTTTGCCCAGGATGCGGGTGACGGTCGGATGAAACTGTTTTCGCCAGGCTTCGTGCTCGGCTTGGTTGGTGGCCTGCCAGGCCTGCAGCGGTTCCATTGTGTCGGCAAGCTGTTGATAGCTCTCGGTGACGGTGAATGGTTTCTCGGCGGGATCACGATCTGCTGCGTTTGTCGGGGTGAGGAAGAGGCAGGAGAGCAGGGCGGTGAGCAGGCTGCGGGTGAGAGCAGTGAAATTGTGCATGAGGATTGGCCGTCATTCAAGAACAGGAGTGTGAGTGATGGATTGTGTTATTCTATTACAGGCGAAACTCGAAGGAAGATCAAGGGGGAGAATGTGAGCGAGACTGATCTGGGACTTTTATGAACCACGAAAAACACGAAAGTTATGTGTACGCAGTTGATGTCAGGGAATAAGATGAAGGGAGTTGGCATTCTCTGTTTTTAAGTATTGATCCTGCGTGAAGCACCGGTAGCTGAAATGATCTCATCCGACAAAAGATCAAGGTTCAGGGAAAAGATACTCATTCTCGGGAATACGATGGCGATTCTGTTGATTTTGGGAATCTTCTATTTCCTCTGTATCCATGGTTTCCTGTTTGCGAATGCGGCCAATACGGAGCTGCTGGCGATCTATGAGGTCGCTGAAGTGGGAGGCTCTTTACATGATCTGGATGAGAAAGTCGCGACATTGCCTCAATCGTGGATTACGGCTTCTCCATCTCAGGATTCAAGAATCTTTTCGGCCCCATTGCAATTTGGTGCTTCAGAATGGATCCTGAGAATCAAGGCTGAAGACGGTCTGATTACGTGTGTCAGAATTCATACGTCGGACTCGATTCGCTATCATCCGCAGGCAGCACCTCCTGACAAGGGAAGTTGTTCATTAGAGTCATATTGAAGTCTTTGTCCGTTAGCCACCGGACAGAGACTGGACAGCTTTGTCTGAGTGGCGAGGGAAACGGGCGGGAAAACACATTTATTTACCGGTATCTCGTAATTCTTGTATATAATCGTTAATATAAGTTTCCGTCACTGAATATTAACTCGCCGGCGCTGTGGGGCGCCTTGGATATAACGACATGAAAAATCTGTCCCAAGCAGAAGAGATTGATGAAATCCGTACGCTGGTTCGCAAGAGCGGCTTACGGAGTACGGCTGCCCGGATCACGGTGATCCAGTTTTTGCGGCAGGCGACTTCACCTCTGACGCATGCTGAGATTGCCGAAGAGCTGACGCCGATGGGCTTCGATAAAGCCACCGTGTACCGCAACCTGATCGATCTGGCGGAAGCGGGACTGGTCAAGCGAACCGAACTGGGGGATCATGCCTGGCGGTTCGAACTGCGGAACCCCGATGAACCGGAAGACGCCGAGCATCCGCATTTTGTCTGCACCGAATGTGGCAGTGTTTCCTGCCTGCACGATGTCGAATTCAAGACACCGAAAAACAAGCAGTGGGCAGCGGTGGGCAAGGTGACCGAAATTTTACTCAAAGGCATCTGCAGCGAATGCGACGAAGAATAAGTCGCTTCACTCAGTGAGAATGTGAATGACCGTGTTCCGTTTCGGTCGCTTCCGGTCCGTGTGAATGGCCGCCATGCTCGTGTGCGTGTTCCGGCTCGAGGAAGCCGATGCCATATGCGAGGGCGATGCCCAGCAGCAGTACAAAGGAGAGCCGGAAGCGGTTATGCGAATGGAACTCCATTTCGGGCAGCAGGTCTCCCAGCGAGATACAGAGGAAGACGCCTGCGGAAAAAGCGAGGGCACAACCGATAATGATGTGCTGGTTTTCTGAAAACTGCTGCACTCCCAGAAAAAACAGAAGGGCTCCCAGCGGGCACATCAGCGAGAAGCCGATATTCACCGCGTTCCTCCAGCCTGCCGACCAGCCACTGGCGGCCATCAGTGAGGTAATGGAAACGGCGTCTAACGGTTTGTGTAAGGCGATCGCCAGAAAGGTTCCCAGCCCGAACAGGGAGAGGAAGACTTCGTGATGCTGCTCAGCAACGATGCTGGCACCGAGCGCCAGTCCGTCAATCAGGGTATGCAATGCCAGGCCGAAGGCAATGCCGACCCAGCTCAGATGATGCGAGTGCGCGTGCGTATGAGAATGCACGGGAGCATGCGCGTGATGATGGTCACAATCATGATCGTGGTCGTGTGTGTGACCCTCTTCTTCCTCCAGTTCGACGGTTCCATGCTGATGAAAATGAAAGGTACGCAACAGGAAGAACAGGGTGATCACTCCTGCCATCATCCACCAGACGGCCCGGTCGATCGATCCCATTTCGGCGACAGCATGCGGCAGCAGATGAAAGACGCCGATTCCCAGCATGAGTCCGCCGACAAAGCTGATCAGAGTTTCCATGCGGGTGTGTGTTAAACGGACCAGGGAAGGCAACCAGCCCCCCAGTAATGAAGAACCGACGATGACGACACAGTAAATACCCAACAGGGTGTAGGACCATGAGTTGTCAACGGGCCTGGTTACATCTGTTTTTGCGACAGCGGTTTTCTGAATTTCGTTCTCGGTGTGGACATGCTCATGTTCCGCCGCCATGGTGGGATGCGTGAGAAAGAAACCAGGAGTGATCAGAAAGACGAGCAGCGGAATCGTTAATAACAGGAGCGTGATTCTCACGTCGTTTTTAAAAGGTGAAAGCGGTTTCATCGAGTTAAAAAGCCACCTGTGATTGTCACTGTAAGCAGAAGAGGATGTCGGGATGCTCACTACATCGACACTCTTAGATTGTAATAGCAAACTAATTGCGATTGAATTTAGCTTTTCTCACAGATCAGTACAAGACTCCCCGGAATTCTTATCCCGGAAGATTCTGAACTTTTGAACTCTGATTATGATTTCAAGTTGTAAATATAAATAAAATAGATGCTTAGGCCCTGATGTTACTGGTGAAATCCGCTATCGGAAGGGGGTGAAAGGATTTCGAGATGTATTGGCTGGCGACTCGAATGAAGAGTCGAAGTTTGTCAGACTCAGGCAGAGGGCTTCTTTCACCTGATCCAGATAGATTCAATTAAGTACAGTCTCTACGGTGTTTTATTGCGTTAATTTGTTCCGATTAGGTGGCCTGTTCCGTGGGGGCATGCTGTGAGTTTGAATGTGAAGGATCTTCACCCTTTCTTAATATTTGCTTCAGATTTGATCCGCCGATAAGCCTGTTAAGGATCAGATTGTTTCTGCAGAGTTGCTGAGACATTGATAAAACCGAAAGCAGCCCGAAACGGATTCCGGGCCAATCACATCAGGGATGAAAATGCGCACATTTATCAAAACGGCAGGAATTCTCCTGCTGCTGGGAACGATGTTCCGCCCGCCAATCGTTCTGGCAGAAGACACGAAAATCAATTCCGAGCAACTCGAGCGACTTTTAAACCGACTGGAACAGGCAGAAAAGCGGATCCAGGAACTGGAAGAAACAAAACCAGTCACGCCGCCTGCTACTCCTCAACCTGTTCCGTCACTGCCCCCCAAGCTGGAGCGTGCAGCGGGTGGGCTGGATGATTCCGACGAGATGCTGATCAACAATTACACGGATGACTCAGGCTCTCCTGCCTTCGAGACCCGATTGTCGACACTGGAAGAGGACTGGAAAAAATTCTCCGAGTCCGAGCAGGAAAAAAAGGCAAAAGACGCATCTAAAGCGACGACCCTGAAGGTCTTCGGGCGTATCCATCTGG is from Gimesia maris and encodes:
- a CDS encoding phytanoyl-CoA dioxygenase family protein; the encoded protein is MAESKEFKAVPLEDELSQIERDLKFYPSTTTDPQVLTSSQIEQFNQDGYLRSLPVFNEQEVQENREYFDRLLESVIAAGGDSYSISTAHMKYGKVYDLLTHPQIVAYVKDLLGENVIAWGSHFFCKMPQDGKSVAWHQDASYWPLSPSKAVTVWLAIDDADPENANMRFIAGSHHHGHMTYRPSGSHEDNVLNQTIENAEQYGTPVDDTLQAGEISIHSDLLLHGSEANQSDRRRCGLTLRYCAADVRAGMDWNAKGVIVSGADPSGHWLNPARPEND
- a CDS encoding tetratricopeptide repeat protein; the encoded protein is MMNSRTRNSLNFNQRAPRFCLILLLLSLLPLPLVHADKASDEFQLAIGLYKQNRWELATERFQKYLKDYPTDASVPLAKFYLGLTLVNQQKYQEARTILREFVKQHPQNNNLPDALYRIAECSYLLDDLDAAEKEFTEFLKLYPNHALEEWAYPYFGDVLLRRGKADLAIKSFQRSLERHPKGAMAEDAQFGLASSYLRNKQSDEAEKRFKAIAGQKNHSRGSDAQMSLATSLFDRGQYQSAADAFLELPEKFPESPLGITARLNAGYAYYDLKQYAKAIQQFDLVTKDPKHAANALYWKGVSLKGEQQLPAAITAFELALKSKPSPQQKESTTYQLADALLRSGKPAAAKALFLEVVKQFPKSELADDSLHFAIEAALLTDELAEAEQLSAQFEKTFPQSGLRLHQELLKGRILDAKGKPEDLATAATHFQNVLNESKLENTQLLARLYLARTYQKLKQYDKSIEVLDPYLKDPKAVKTSSEYADALVLQSNNFNSQQKYAEAESLSKEYLKQFPNEVRFNQILANLIILTSKNNKQQEVDQYLKQLQDRKPAGDLLLQTYRQLAERNYEQKQWARAKTFFNEIVKLGSESPEFPAGLSGLAWSEFQLAENAAAAEHFQQFVQKFPESPLTAEAAYMQGRSLENNKQLDAAVDVYQKVLQQFAPSRYAMLSGLQAARTLFQLKKIDEVNLAYEALLQKFPKVDNLDKILDEWALINYEAEQFAKSDEIFRRLITETPDSELADNARLSLAESDLIAGKLEPAAKAFTELQSDPKSDKKVQQVSLYRLIEINLELQKWELVDKFSKELLKRFPENEYAAFAQFHEAEAALYQNQVEIAQAALLKLAAKDRLETLSQEPWYPRVWVLLAETYFRQKKYKEVAETVDRFRTWDPDSPFLYQAEEVLGRSLKNQAKFDEARKVFQQIIDSEHGRRTATAAKCQFLLAETLMIQEKFKEALLAYLQVDIQYKFPEWQAPALYQAAMCHEALNEWPQAQKTYQDYLKRFPEHELVPQAKERLKAVTARISKN
- a CDS encoding MotA/TolQ/ExbB proton channel family protein; this translates as MIKLNSNQQYSTGSSADLQRGTQLRFLVKLLVICGLWLILTPDSSPAQERLPKVVESVNGELVEVKDPNGPLPEALEQMERGTKIPFTPQEIIEELKYFLLPFVIASIISMWFIIERLVILRSGRVIPRHFVTRFLKLLKDGKLNSRSALKLCDENPSPIASVFAHGIRKWGKPSVEVEQAIIDGGERQLSQLRKHLRVINGVATVAPLMGLLGTVIGMILAFNDIANSSAMGKAEELAGGIALALLTTALGLGIAIPSLIMYMYLAGRVDGLVMEMDQSAQDLVHLISAEGLAASAASRKSTSTAPANTSKTKAKPDKTTSTS
- a CDS encoding glucuronyl esterase domain-containing protein; its protein translation is MKRLLFLLSLTLLLTPAAHAQRPKPNYDESQVPEFKLPDPLVTQAGKKVDSAEEWNKVRRPEILELFETEVYGKSPARPENMLFEVTSVKNDALGGKAIRKEVSVYFSGKKAGPRMDLLIYLPAKATKPVPVFMGLNFYGNHTITDETDVQINGNWMRASKEKGIVDHKATEDSRGKSSSRWPIETIIDRGYGLVAIYCGDIDPDYDDGFKNGVHALFNSKQKPAPDEWGTISAWAWGLSCALDYLETDKQIDASKVAVIGHSRLGKTSLWAGATDPRFALVISNDSGCGGAALSRRRFGETLHVINNAFPHWFCDNFNKYIDKENDLPVDQHMLISLIAPRPVYVASAEDDQWADPKGEFLSVKYAEPVYKLLGTTGFGAEDMPGVNKPVQKQMGYHIRTGKHDVTDFDWQQYLNFADQHFQGS